A portion of the Magnolia sinica isolate HGM2019 chromosome 17, MsV1, whole genome shotgun sequence genome contains these proteins:
- the LOC131231003 gene encoding 1-aminocyclopropane-1-carboxylate oxidase homolog, giving the protein MAVASAGDLSAAIGSDHDRLQDLKAFDDTKTGVKGRVDAGIVKIPNIFIRPPEDMIKTSAADMTDIQIPIIDMEGMESDRRLEIVDKIRSASETRGFFQVVNRGVLVSLLDEMIKGVCRFFKQPDEAKMEYYTRDSKRKVLYSSNFDLYQSTAANWRDILFCVMAPDPFDPP; this is encoded by the coding sequence ATGGCCGTCGCCAGTGCCGGAGATCTCTCCGCGGCAATTGGGTCAGATCACGACAGATTGCAAGATCTGAAAGCCTTTGATGACACCAAAACTGGTGTCAAAGGACGAGTGGACGCTGGCATCGTCAAGATCCCCAACATTTTCATCCGGCCGCCGGAGGACATGATCAAGACGTCGGCCGCTGATATGACCGATATCCAGATTCCAATCATAGATATGGAAGGCATGGAAAGCGATCGACGGTTGGAGATTGTTGATAAGATCCGAAGTGCGTCGGAAACTCGGGGTTTCTTTCAAGTGGTGAATCGTGGGGTCCTAGTAAGTTTACTGGATGAGATGATTAAAGGTGTTTGTAGGTTTTTCAAGCAACCAGATGAGGCGAAGATGGAATATTACACACGTGATTCGAAGAGAAAGGTCTTGTATTCTAGCAATTTCGATCTGTACCAATCAACGGCTGCGAATTGGAGGGACATCTTGTTTTGTGTGATGGCCCCTGATCCATTCGACCCACCCTGA
- the LOC131231001 gene encoding 1-aminocyclopropane-1-carboxylate oxidase homolog 1-like, whose protein sequence is MAIASSGDLSAAIGSDHDRLKDLKAFDDTKTGVKGLVDAGIVKIPNIFIRPPEDMIMTSASDLIDIRIPIIDMEGVESDRRLEIVDEIRNASESWGFFQVVNHGVPVSLLDEMIKGVCRFFEQPDEVKMEYYTRDLKRKVQYSSNFDLYQSTAANWRDTFFCVMAPDPLESHELPAACREIKMEYSKHVTRLGTTLFELLSEALGLDPNYLKDMDCAKGHTLLSHYYPPCPEPDLTLGTTHHSDPDFLTILLQDHIGGLQVLHHNQWVNVSPVHGALVVNIGDLLQLISNDKLKSVEHRVLANRVGPRISVACFFTTHFHPSTRVYGPIKELVSDGNHAKYKETTVIDFITYYNSKGLDGKSALDHFKL, encoded by the exons ATGGCCATCGCCAGCTCTGGAGATCTCTCCGCGGCAATTGGGTCAGATCACGACCGACTAAAAGATCTGAAAGCCTTTGATGACACCAAAACTGGCGTCAAAGGACTAGTGGACGCTGGCATCGTCAAGATCCCCAACATTTTCATCCGGCCGCCGGAGGACATGATCATGACGTCAGCTTCTGATCTGATCGATATCCGTATTCCAATCATAGATATGGAAGGCGTGGAAAGCGATCGACGGTTGGAGATTGTTGATGAGATCCGAAATGCGTCCGAATCTTGGGGCTTCTTTCAAGTAGTGAATCATGGGGTCCCTGTAAGTTTACTGGATGAGATGATTAAAGGTGTTTGTAGGTTTTTCGAGCAACCAGATGAGGTGAAGATGGAATACTACACGCGTGATTTGAAGAGAAAGGTGCAGTATTCTAGCAATTTCGATCTGTACCAATCAACGGCTGCGAATTGGAGGGACACGTTCTTTTGTGTGATGGCCCCTGATCCGTTGGAATCTCATGAATTGCCCGCCGCTTGCAG GGAAATAAAAATGGAGTATTCAAAGCATGTCACAAGGTTAGGGACCACCCTATTTGAGCTACTCTCAGAAGCACTTGGTCTCGACCCTAACTATCTAAAAGACATGGATTGTGCCAAAGGCCATACTCTTCTATCTCACTACTACCCCCCATGCCCGGAGCCTGACCTCACCCTCGGAACCACCCATCATTCGGACCCTGACTTCCTTACTATCCTACTCCAAGACCATATTGGTGGCCTCCAAGTTCTTCATCACAATCAATGGGTCAATGTTAGCCCAGTGCATGGAGCTCTTGTAGTCAACATTGGAGATCTTCTACAG CTTATTTCCAACGACAAGCTCAAGAGCGTGGAGCATAGAGTGCTGGCCAACCGTGTGGGCCCAAGGATATCCGTGGCATGCTTCTtcaccacacattttcatccatccaCCAGAGTATATGGCCCAATCAAAGAGTTGGTGTCTGATGGGAATCACGCAAAATATAAGGAAACCACGGTCATAGACTTCATTACTTACTACAATTCAAAAGGTCTTGATGGGAAATCTGCCCTAGACCATTTCAAGCTGTGA